A single window of Canis lupus familiaris isolate Mischka breed German Shepherd chromosome 7, alternate assembly UU_Cfam_GSD_1.0, whole genome shotgun sequence DNA harbors:
- the LOC100856126 gene encoding U1 small nuclear ribonucleoprotein C-like, whose product MPKFYCDYCDTYLTHDSPSVRKTHCSGRKHKENVKDYYQKWMEEQAQSLIDKTTTAFQQGKIPPTPFSAPPPAGTMIPPPPSLPGPPRPGIMPAPHMGGPPMMPMMGPPPPGMMPVGPAPGMKPPMGGHMPMMPGPPMMRPPACPMMLPTWPGMTRPDR is encoded by the coding sequence ATGCCTAAGTTTTATTGTGACTACTGCGACACATACCTCACCCATGACTCTCCATCTGTGAGAAAGACACACTGCAGTGGtaggaaacacaaagagaatgtGAAAGACTACTATCAGAAATGGATGGAAGAgcaagctcagagcctgatcgACAAAACAACCACTGCATTTCAACAAGGAAAGATACCTCCTACTccattctctgctcctcctcctgcagggacAATGATCCCACCTCCCCCCAGTCTCCCGGGTCCTCCTCGCCCTGGTATAATGCCAGCCCCCCATATGGGGGGCCCTCCCATGATGCCAATGAtgggccctcctcctcctggaatGATGCCAGTGGGACCTGCTCCTGGAATGAAGCCACCTATGGGAGGCCATATGCCAATGATGCCTGGGCCCCCAATGATGAGACCTCCTGCTTGTCCCATGATGCTGCCCACTTGGCCAGGAATGACTCGACCAGACAGATAA